In one Antennarius striatus isolate MH-2024 chromosome 1, ASM4005453v1, whole genome shotgun sequence genomic region, the following are encoded:
- the gas8 gene encoding dynein regulatory complex subunit 4 isoform X1, with protein MAPKGKSKMPPKARTPTLIDGLTKEEISKEQMEEHIVHLREELDREREERNYFQLEKDKIHTFWKITERQLEVLQAEQKKLDKDIEDDEGRYQVEIKVYKQKMKHLLCEHQNTISELKANSLVSTQAMQKEQEKLETELHKEKKGIMVEEQELNYDILLKELKLKHDEEMTKARNTWKKQLTEIKAKYERKMELLPQELDNMRRSEMSEREDHWNTHMATLIDNHNKAFGETDGLVNCMREDVDLVDSLKKQIKDMSLKQKEKEKDCGSLVQDNKCLEELLSKLKEEIAENEKKIHHYRMKKDTREKLKRQELNRLKSANEALETTFKKMQQEKDELYKAFTQNIQLVQDKGVERIVLQEEKLKALTDSLEKTQPQLPCVISASNLDPTALSGVTNQIEEKTEFLQEHKDLLQTSEAKQGALGIPVEDIHVKLLEMSHLKRLMGPDQDPEKTPKQTERQ; from the exons atg GCACCCAAAGGGAAAAGCAAAATGCCACCCAAGGCAAGGACCCCCACCCTGATAGACGGCCTGACCAAGGAGGAGATTTCCAAGGAGCAG atggAAGAGCACATTGTACACCTTCGAGAGGAGCTTGACAGggaaagggaggagaggaattATTTTCAGCTGGAGAAAGACAAGATCCACACATTTTGGAAGATCACAGAGCGACAGCTGGAGGTGCTGCAGGCTGAACAGAAGAAATTAGATAAGGACATAGAGGACGATGAGGGACGCTACCAGGTTGAGATCAAA GTCTACAAGCAGAAGATGAAACACCTATTGTGTGAACACCAGAACACAATTTCAGAGTTGAAAGCGAATAGTCTAGTCTCCACTCAGGCCATGCAGAAAGAGCAGGAGAAGTTAGAGACTGAGCTTCACAAGGAAAAGAAAGGCATCatggtggaggagcaggagctCAACTACGACATCCTCCTGAAGGAGCTCAAACTG AAACATGATGAAGAAATGACTAAAGCAAGAAACACCTGGAAGAAGCAGCTCACAG AAATTAAAGCCAAGTATGAGAGAAAAATGGAGTTGCTGCCACAAGAGCTGGACAACATGAGGAGGAGTGAGATGAGTGAGAGGGAGGATCACTGGAATACTCACATGGCTACTCTTATAGACAACCACAACAAAGCCTTTGGCGAGACTGATGGACTTGTTAATTGCATGCGAGAGGACGTGGATCTGGTTGATTCACTAAAA AAACAAATTAAAGACATGAGCTTgaaacagaaggagaaggaaaaggacTGCGGTTCTCTTGTTCAGGATAACAAATGTCTAGAAGAGCTTCTCTCTAAGCTCAAGGAGGAAATTGCcgaaaatgagaagaaaatccACCACTACAGAATGAAAAAG GATACCAGAGAAAAGCTTAAGAGACAGGAGCTAAATCGTCTGAAATCAGCTAATGAGGCACTGGAAACCACATTCAAGAAG ATGCAGCAAGAGAAGGATGAGCTTTACAAGGCGTTCACTCAGAATATTCAGTTGGTTCAGGATAAAGGAGTCGAGAGGATTGTTCTacaggaggagaagctgaaagCGCTCACAGACAGCCTGGAAAAGACCCAGCCTCAGCTCCCCTGTGTGATCTCTGCCTCCAACCTGGACCCAACTGCCCTCAGTGGGGTCACAAATCAAATTGAG gaaaaaactgaatttttgCAGGAACATAAAGATTTGCTGCAGACCAGTGAAGCAAAGCAAGGGGCTCTTGGTATCCCTGTGGAAGACATTCATGTGAAGCTCCTTGAGATGAGTCACCTCAAGAGACTGATGGGACCAGACCAGGATcctgaaaaaacccccaaacaaaccgAGAGGCAATGA
- the gas8 gene encoding dynein regulatory complex subunit 4 isoform X2 — protein sequence MAPKGKSKMPPKARTPTLIDGLTKEEISKEQMEEHIVHLREELDREREERNYFQLEKDKIHTFWKITERQLEVLQAEQKKLDKDIEDDEGRYQVEIKVYKQKMKHLLCEHQNTISELKANSLVSTQAMQKEQEKLETELHKEKKGIMVEEQELNYDILLKELKLKHDEEMTKARNTWKKQLTEIKAKYERKMELLPQELDNMRRSEMSEREDHWNTHMATLIDNHNKAFGETDGLVNCMREDVDLVDSLKKQIKDMSLKQKEKEKDCGSLVQDNKCLEELLSKLKEEIAENEKKIHHYRMKKDTREKLKRQELNRLKSANEALETTFKKMQQEKDELYKAFTQNIQLVQDKGVERIVLQEEKLKALTDSLEKTQPQLPCVISASNLDPTALSGVTNQIEEHKDLLQTSEAKQGALGIPVEDIHVKLLEMSHLKRLMGPDQDPEKTPKQTERQ from the exons atg GCACCCAAAGGGAAAAGCAAAATGCCACCCAAGGCAAGGACCCCCACCCTGATAGACGGCCTGACCAAGGAGGAGATTTCCAAGGAGCAG atggAAGAGCACATTGTACACCTTCGAGAGGAGCTTGACAGggaaagggaggagaggaattATTTTCAGCTGGAGAAAGACAAGATCCACACATTTTGGAAGATCACAGAGCGACAGCTGGAGGTGCTGCAGGCTGAACAGAAGAAATTAGATAAGGACATAGAGGACGATGAGGGACGCTACCAGGTTGAGATCAAA GTCTACAAGCAGAAGATGAAACACCTATTGTGTGAACACCAGAACACAATTTCAGAGTTGAAAGCGAATAGTCTAGTCTCCACTCAGGCCATGCAGAAAGAGCAGGAGAAGTTAGAGACTGAGCTTCACAAGGAAAAGAAAGGCATCatggtggaggagcaggagctCAACTACGACATCCTCCTGAAGGAGCTCAAACTG AAACATGATGAAGAAATGACTAAAGCAAGAAACACCTGGAAGAAGCAGCTCACAG AAATTAAAGCCAAGTATGAGAGAAAAATGGAGTTGCTGCCACAAGAGCTGGACAACATGAGGAGGAGTGAGATGAGTGAGAGGGAGGATCACTGGAATACTCACATGGCTACTCTTATAGACAACCACAACAAAGCCTTTGGCGAGACTGATGGACTTGTTAATTGCATGCGAGAGGACGTGGATCTGGTTGATTCACTAAAA AAACAAATTAAAGACATGAGCTTgaaacagaaggagaaggaaaaggacTGCGGTTCTCTTGTTCAGGATAACAAATGTCTAGAAGAGCTTCTCTCTAAGCTCAAGGAGGAAATTGCcgaaaatgagaagaaaatccACCACTACAGAATGAAAAAG GATACCAGAGAAAAGCTTAAGAGACAGGAGCTAAATCGTCTGAAATCAGCTAATGAGGCACTGGAAACCACATTCAAGAAG ATGCAGCAAGAGAAGGATGAGCTTTACAAGGCGTTCACTCAGAATATTCAGTTGGTTCAGGATAAAGGAGTCGAGAGGATTGTTCTacaggaggagaagctgaaagCGCTCACAGACAGCCTGGAAAAGACCCAGCCTCAGCTCCCCTGTGTGATCTCTGCCTCCAACCTGGACCCAACTGCCCTCAGTGGGGTCACAAATCAAATTGAG GAACATAAAGATTTGCTGCAGACCAGTGAAGCAAAGCAAGGGGCTCTTGGTATCCCTGTGGAAGACATTCATGTGAAGCTCCTTGAGATGAGTCACCTCAAGAGACTGATGGGACCAGACCAGGATcctgaaaaaacccccaaacaaaccgAGAGGCAATGA
- the gas8 gene encoding dynein regulatory complex subunit 4 isoform X3 — translation MAPKGKSKMPPKARTPTLIDGLTKEEISKEQMEEHIVHLREELDREREERNYFQLEKDKIHTFWKITERQLEVLQAEQKKLDKDIEDDEGRYQVEIKVYKQKMKHLLCEHQNTISELKANSLVSTQAMQKEQEKLETELHKEKKGIMVEEQELNYDILLKELKLKHDEEMTKARNTWKKQLTEIKAKYERKMELLPQELDNMRRSEMSEREDHWNTHMATLIDNHNKAFGETDGLVNCMREDVDLVDSLKKQIKDMSLKQKEKEKDCGSLVQDNKCLEELLSKLKEEIAENEKKIHHYRMKKDTREKLKRQELNRLKSANEALETTFKKMQQEKDELYKAFTQNIQLVQDKGVERIVLQEEKLKALTDSLEKTQPQLPCVISASNLDPTALSGVTNQIEKILNPKIIP, via the exons atg GCACCCAAAGGGAAAAGCAAAATGCCACCCAAGGCAAGGACCCCCACCCTGATAGACGGCCTGACCAAGGAGGAGATTTCCAAGGAGCAG atggAAGAGCACATTGTACACCTTCGAGAGGAGCTTGACAGggaaagggaggagaggaattATTTTCAGCTGGAGAAAGACAAGATCCACACATTTTGGAAGATCACAGAGCGACAGCTGGAGGTGCTGCAGGCTGAACAGAAGAAATTAGATAAGGACATAGAGGACGATGAGGGACGCTACCAGGTTGAGATCAAA GTCTACAAGCAGAAGATGAAACACCTATTGTGTGAACACCAGAACACAATTTCAGAGTTGAAAGCGAATAGTCTAGTCTCCACTCAGGCCATGCAGAAAGAGCAGGAGAAGTTAGAGACTGAGCTTCACAAGGAAAAGAAAGGCATCatggtggaggagcaggagctCAACTACGACATCCTCCTGAAGGAGCTCAAACTG AAACATGATGAAGAAATGACTAAAGCAAGAAACACCTGGAAGAAGCAGCTCACAG AAATTAAAGCCAAGTATGAGAGAAAAATGGAGTTGCTGCCACAAGAGCTGGACAACATGAGGAGGAGTGAGATGAGTGAGAGGGAGGATCACTGGAATACTCACATGGCTACTCTTATAGACAACCACAACAAAGCCTTTGGCGAGACTGATGGACTTGTTAATTGCATGCGAGAGGACGTGGATCTGGTTGATTCACTAAAA AAACAAATTAAAGACATGAGCTTgaaacagaaggagaaggaaaaggacTGCGGTTCTCTTGTTCAGGATAACAAATGTCTAGAAGAGCTTCTCTCTAAGCTCAAGGAGGAAATTGCcgaaaatgagaagaaaatccACCACTACAGAATGAAAAAG GATACCAGAGAAAAGCTTAAGAGACAGGAGCTAAATCGTCTGAAATCAGCTAATGAGGCACTGGAAACCACATTCAAGAAG ATGCAGCAAGAGAAGGATGAGCTTTACAAGGCGTTCACTCAGAATATTCAGTTGGTTCAGGATAAAGGAGTCGAGAGGATTGTTCTacaggaggagaagctgaaagCGCTCACAGACAGCCTGGAAAAGACCCAGCCTCAGCTCCCCTGTGTGATCTCTGCCTCCAACCTGGACCCAACTGCCCTCAGTGGGGTCACAAATCAAATTGAG AAAATCTTGAATCCCAAAATAATCCCATGA
- the LOC137597357 gene encoding transcription factor E2F4-like, with protein MSCGGTPRGPVGDTGGPNGNQARKRSLKSLVALSNTFIQLLQEGEDGVLDLKEAFRILAAGQKRRIYDVTNVLEGIGLLVKKSKHTVKWMGPLPVKHTLEVQNRLLELKSELELLEQNESVLDHLRAMMEQNIRNTRENFNNLIYVNHEDICNCFNGHNLLAVKAPSGTQLDVPIPKAVQTRPTKYQIHLKSINGPIDVTLLNKCNVSSAPVVLPIPPPEDTLRSAMLATSTSHETEDGTPAGRAAGDPTQTAAEENTQHLQPLSEPNRTKDLRDFSKELEELLLPTKELLKANIIKELLVSEANLFKEP; from the exons ATGTCCTGTGGAGGAACCCCGCGGGGCCCCGTGGGGGACACCGGAGGGCCAAACGGGAACCaggcgaggaagaggagtctgAAGAGCCTCGTCGCGCTGTCCAACACGTTTATCCAGCTGTTACAGGAGGGTGAAGATGGCGTGCTGGACCTCAAAGAA gCTTTCCGTATCCTTGCTGCGGGACAAAAAAGACGCATCTACGACGTCACAAATGTTCTGGAGGGCATCGGTCTCCTTGTGAAAAAGTCCAAACACACCGTAAAGTGGAT GGGGCCGTTGCCGGTGAAACACACACTGGAGGTGCAGAACAGACTGTTGGAGCTGAAGTCTGAACTGGAACTCCTGGAGCAGAATGAATCTGTGCTGGACCATCTGAGAGCCATGATGGAACAGAACATTAGGAACACAAGAGAAAACTTCAACAA TCTGATCTATGTGAATCATGAAGACATCTGCAACTGCTTTAATG GACATAATCTCTTGGCAGTAAAAGCCCCGTCTGGCACTCAGCTGGATGTTCCCATTCCAAAAGCT GTCCAGACCCGACCAACGAAATATCAAATCCACCTGAAAAGCATCAACGGGCCAATAGACGTCACTCTTCTTAACAAATGCAACGTCAGCTCGGCTCCAGTCGTGTTGCCAATCCCACCGCCTGAAGACACGTTACGGAGCGCCATGTTGGCCACGTCCACATCACACGAGACAGAAGACGGGACACCAGCTGgtcgggctgcaggtgatcccacacaaacagctgctgaggAGAATACGCAACATCTTCAGCCTTTGTCTGAGCCCAACAGAACCAAAGATT TGCGAGACTTCTCAAAAGAACTGGAGGAGCTCCTGCTACCCACCAAAG AATTACTCAAAGCAAATATAATCAAAGAGCTCCTTGTTTCTGAAG CCAACCTCTTTAAAGAGCCATGA
- the si:ch211-122f10.4 gene encoding cathepsin A-like isoform X2, with amino-acid sequence MVATGWLTGLLAVLQLGCRAHYAPDEVTDLPGLTFKPNYRQWSGYLQARPGKFLHYWFVTSQRDPVRDPLVLWLNGGPGCSSLEGFLSENGPFHVNDDGATLYENTFSWNKIANMLYVESPAGVGYSFSDDRKYDTDDDQVAEDNYRALLAFFAKFPKFAQNDFFIFGESYGGIYVPTLSLLVARGPAKVNLKGFAVGNGLSSYELNDQTLIYFGYYHGLFGEDLWRDLNINCCDEGRCNFYNSSSDTCMTLVNVAFQTVYSSGLNEYSLYLDCEGGRRTHKGYQRAMSHLFRNYRKDFYKLSGDASASVSLEEVPACLNSTAQISWLKRGDVRKALHIPDILPAWDLCSDEVSEQYSSLYVTVKEVYMKLLPLGLKALLYNGDTDMACNFLGDQWFVEDLGLKPTTKYQTWIHDDQIAGFYQRFGNITFLTVKGAGHMVPQWAPGPAFHMFQSFITDGSY; translated from the exons ATGGTCGCTACAGGCTGGTTGACGGGTTTGCTCGCCGTGCTTCAGCTCGGCTGTCGGGCTCATTACGCGCCGGACGAGGTGACCGACCTGCCGGGTCTGACGTTCAAACCCAACTACCGCCAGTGGTCCGGATACCTCCAGGCTCGGCCCGGGAAGTTCCTCCACTACTG GTTTGTGACGTCTCAGCGCGACCCGGTCAGAGACCCCCTGGTGCTCTGGCTGAACGGGGGCCCCGGCTGCAGCTCCCTGGAAGGGTTCCTATCAGAGAACGGACCGTTTCAT GTTAACGATGACGGGGCCACCCTGTATGAGAACACATTCAGCTGGAACAAGATTGCAAATATGTTGTATGTGGAATCTCCTGCGGGGGTAGGATACTCCTTCTCTGATGACAGGAAGTACGACACTGATGACGACCAG GTGGCTGAAGATAATTACCGAGCACTCCTGGCTTTCTTTGCTAAATTCCCCAAGTTTGCTCAAAATGATTTCTTCATCTTTGGGGAGAGCTATGGGGGGATTTACGTGCCCACTCTTAGCCTTCTGGTGGCTCGAGGACCTGCCAAAGTCAACTTGAAG GGCTTTGCTGTGGGAAATGGTCTCAGCAGCTATGAGCTGAATGACCAAACGTTGATCTACTTTGGCTACTACCACGGCCTCTTTGGAGAAGA TTTGTGGCGCGATCTCAACATCAATTGCTGCGACGAGGGGAGGTGTAATTTTTACAACTCGAGTTCAGACACATGCATGACgctg GTGAACGTGGCCTTTCAGACGGTGTACAGCAGCGGACTGAATGAATACTCGCTGTACTTGGACTGTGAGGGGGGCAGACGCACCCACAAAGGCTACCAGAGGGCCATGAGTCACCTGTTCAGGAACTACAGGAAAGACTTCTACAAG CTGTCAGGTGACGCGTCTGCCTCCGTGTCTCTGGAGGAAGTCCCCGCCTGTCTCAACAGCACGGCTCAGATATCCTGGCTGAAAAGAGGCGACGTGAGGAAAGCTTTACACATACCAGACATCCTGCCAGCGTGGGACCTGTGCAG TGATGAAGTGTCAGAACAATACAGCAGCCTGTACGTGACGGTGAAGGAGGTGTACATGAAGCTGCTCCCACTGGGCCTCAAGGCGCTGCTCTATAACGGAGACACAGACATGGCCTGCAACTTCCTGGGGGATCAGTGGTTTGTGGAGGACCTTGGCCTGAAG CCAACCACTAAGTATCAGACGTGGATTCACGACGACCAGATAGCCGGTTTCTACCAACGGTTTGGAAACATCACTTTCCTGACGGTCAAG ggcgcAGGTCACATGGTTCCTCAGTGGGCTCCTGGTCCAGCGTTCCACATGTTCCAGTCTTTCATAACAGATGGTTCCTACTGA
- the si:ch211-122f10.4 gene encoding cathepsin A-like isoform X1 produces the protein MVATGWLTGLLAVLQLGCRAHYAPDEVTDLPGLTFKPNYRQWSGYLQARPGKFLHYWFVTSQRDPVRDPLVLWLNGGPGCSSLEGFLSENGPFHVNDDGATLYENTFSWNKIANMLYVESPAGVGYSFSDDRKYDTDDDQVAEDNYRALLAFFAKFPKFAQNDFFIFGESYGGIYVPTLSLLVARGPAKVNLKGFAVGNGLSSYELNDQTLIYFGYYHGLFGEDLWRDLNINCCDEGRCNFYNSSSDTCMTLVNVAFQTVYSSGLNEYSLYLDCEGGRRTHKGYQRAMSHLFRNYRKDFYKVRLLPTWNTFLFILLFRDLMIKTFQLSGDASASVSLEEVPACLNSTAQISWLKRGDVRKALHIPDILPAWDLCSDEVSEQYSSLYVTVKEVYMKLLPLGLKALLYNGDTDMACNFLGDQWFVEDLGLKPTTKYQTWIHDDQIAGFYQRFGNITFLTVKGAGHMVPQWAPGPAFHMFQSFITDGSY, from the exons ATGGTCGCTACAGGCTGGTTGACGGGTTTGCTCGCCGTGCTTCAGCTCGGCTGTCGGGCTCATTACGCGCCGGACGAGGTGACCGACCTGCCGGGTCTGACGTTCAAACCCAACTACCGCCAGTGGTCCGGATACCTCCAGGCTCGGCCCGGGAAGTTCCTCCACTACTG GTTTGTGACGTCTCAGCGCGACCCGGTCAGAGACCCCCTGGTGCTCTGGCTGAACGGGGGCCCCGGCTGCAGCTCCCTGGAAGGGTTCCTATCAGAGAACGGACCGTTTCAT GTTAACGATGACGGGGCCACCCTGTATGAGAACACATTCAGCTGGAACAAGATTGCAAATATGTTGTATGTGGAATCTCCTGCGGGGGTAGGATACTCCTTCTCTGATGACAGGAAGTACGACACTGATGACGACCAG GTGGCTGAAGATAATTACCGAGCACTCCTGGCTTTCTTTGCTAAATTCCCCAAGTTTGCTCAAAATGATTTCTTCATCTTTGGGGAGAGCTATGGGGGGATTTACGTGCCCACTCTTAGCCTTCTGGTGGCTCGAGGACCTGCCAAAGTCAACTTGAAG GGCTTTGCTGTGGGAAATGGTCTCAGCAGCTATGAGCTGAATGACCAAACGTTGATCTACTTTGGCTACTACCACGGCCTCTTTGGAGAAGA TTTGTGGCGCGATCTCAACATCAATTGCTGCGACGAGGGGAGGTGTAATTTTTACAACTCGAGTTCAGACACATGCATGACgctg GTGAACGTGGCCTTTCAGACGGTGTACAGCAGCGGACTGAATGAATACTCGCTGTACTTGGACTGTGAGGGGGGCAGACGCACCCACAAAGGCTACCAGAGGGCCATGAGTCACCTGTTCAGGAACTACAGGAAAGACTTCTACAAGGTGAGGCTTCTTCCCACCTGGAACACATTTCTGTTCATCCTCCTGTTTAGAGACTTAATGATAAAAACGTTCCAGCTGTCAGGTGACGCGTCTGCCTCCGTGTCTCTGGAGGAAGTCCCCGCCTGTCTCAACAGCACGGCTCAGATATCCTGGCTGAAAAGAGGCGACGTGAGGAAAGCTTTACACATACCAGACATCCTGCCAGCGTGGGACCTGTGCAG TGATGAAGTGTCAGAACAATACAGCAGCCTGTACGTGACGGTGAAGGAGGTGTACATGAAGCTGCTCCCACTGGGCCTCAAGGCGCTGCTCTATAACGGAGACACAGACATGGCCTGCAACTTCCTGGGGGATCAGTGGTTTGTGGAGGACCTTGGCCTGAAG CCAACCACTAAGTATCAGACGTGGATTCACGACGACCAGATAGCCGGTTTCTACCAACGGTTTGGAAACATCACTTTCCTGACGGTCAAG ggcgcAGGTCACATGGTTCCTCAGTGGGCTCCTGGTCCAGCGTTCCACATGTTCCAGTCTTTCATAACAGATGGTTCCTACTGA
- the slc38a7 gene encoding sodium-coupled neutral amino acid transporter 7, with translation MAINADIESWNGIGSNDSGERAWLLQSPSVDSDRRFEADGQRSRGVSSLGAVFIVVNAALGAGLLNFPAAFNVAGGVIAGVTLQMIMLIFIISGLVILGYCSQVSNESTYQEVVRATCGKVTGVICEICIAVYTFGTCIAFFIVIGDQLERLTAAVAHDPNGGVGSHWYTDRKFTIVLTGVLFILPLSIPKEIGFQKYASTLSVMGTWYVTLVVIIKYIWPDKEIIPGDIPTSAASWTAVFNAMPTICFGFQCHVSCVPVFDSMSRKDIRPWGLVVTLSMIICLFVYMGTGVCGFLTFGSSVSQDVLVSYSPNDIAVAIARAFIVICVVTSYPILHFCGRAVVEGLWLRLQGEQVEVCVRRERRRRVLQTLVWFTVTLVLALFIPDIGRVISLIGGLAACFIFVFPGLCLMQVKLSETDDDRSASWHGLLIVGAAMVTIGAFIFGLTTTNSIYQDIVN, from the exons ATGGCAATTAACGCTGACATCGAGAGCTGGAATGGAATTGGGAGTAATGACTCTGGAGAGAGGGCATGGCTGCTGCAAAGTCCCAGTGTGGATTCTGACAGGCGTTTTGAGGCCGATGGGCAGCGGAGCAGAGGAGTGTCGTCTCTGGGAGCCGTCTTCATCGTGGTCAACGCGGCGCTGGGAGCGGGTCTACTTAATTTCCCAGCGGCTTTTAATGTGGCAGGAGGCGTCATTGCAGGAGTGACTCTTCAAATG ATCATGCTGATCTTTATAATCAGCGGGTTGGTGATCCTGGGCTACTGCTCCCAG GTCAGTAATGAAAGCACCTATCAGGAGGTAGTCCGAGCCACCTGTGGGAAAGTTACAGGAGTCATCTGTGAAATATGCATCGCTGTCTACACCTTTGGGACTTGTATTGCTTTCTTCATTGTGATTGGAGACCAGTTGGAACGCT TGACAGCTGCAGTGGCTCACGACCCCAACGGTGGCGTCGGCAGCCACTGGTACACCGACCGCAAATTCACTATCGTTCTTACTGGGGTCTTATTTATCCTCCCGCTGTCCATCCCCAAAGAGATAGGCTTCCAGAAGTACGCCAG CACGCTGAGTGTGATGGGGACCTGGTATGTCACACTCGTGGTCATTATCAAATACATCTGGCCGGATAAAGAGATTATTCCAGGCGACATTCCCACCAG TGCTGCTTCCTGGACTGCAGTTTTCAATGCAATGCCCACCATATGCTTTGGTTTCCAG TGCCACGTCAGCTGCGTTCCAGTGTTTGACAGCATGAGCAGGAAAGACATCAGACCGTGGGGACTTGTGGTCACTCTCAGTATGATCATCTGCCTCTTCGTTTACATGGGAACAG gtgTCTGTGGCTTTCTGACGTTCGGGTCCAGTGTCAGTCAGGATGTGTTGGTGTCGTACTCCCCGAATGATATTGCTGTCGCCATCGCAAGAGCTTTCATTGTCATCTGTGTGGTCACCTCCTACCCCATTCTTCACTTCTGTGGCAG GGCAGTTGTAGAAGGACTGTGGCTGCGTCTCCAAGGCGagcaggtggaggtgtgtgtccggcgtgagaggaggaggagggtcctGCAAACACTGGTGTGGTTCACGGTCACTCTTGTCCTCGCCCTTTTCATCCCGGATATCGGTCGGGTGATCTCACTGATCGGAGGATTGGCGGcttgttttatctttgttttcccAG GTTTGTGTTTGATGCAAGTCAAGCTGTCAGAGACGGACGACGACCGATCAGCAAG CTGGCATGGATTACTGATAGTTGGCGCCGCTATGGTTACGATCGGAGCCTTCATCTTCGGCCTGACCACAACCAATTCCATCTATCAAGACATCGTCAACTGA
- the got2b gene encoding glutamic-oxaloacetic transaminase 2b, mitochondrial, producing the protein MALLKSNKLISCLGNMSPSLGCLSSRNSSWWGGVQMGPPDPILGVTEAFKRDTNPKKMNLGVGAYRDDNGKPFVLSCVRKAEAIIAAKQLDKEYLAIGGLGEFSKACAQLALGPENDVLKSGRSITVQTISGTGSLRIGANFLSRFHGGSRDVYLPKPSWGNHTPIFRDAGMKLNAYRYYDQSTCGFDIKGALEDIANIPEKSVILLHACAHNPTGVDPRPEQWKEISEVVKKRNLLVFFDMAYQGFASGDIDRDAWAVRYFLEQGHNILLSQSFAKNMGLYGERVGGFTVVCNDADEAKRVESQLKILIRPIYSNPPMNGARIAATILNNPDLRTLWLEEVHGMANRIIKMREQLVAGLKKEGSTHNWQHVIDQIGMFCFTGLKPEQVERVTKEFSVYMTKDGRISMAGVSSGNVDYLAHAIHAVTK; encoded by the exons ATGGCCCTGCTCAAATCGAACAAGTTGATCAGCTGTCTGGGGAACATGTCCCCCTCCCTGGGATGCCTGTCCAGCCGCAACAG CTCATGGTGGGGTGGAGTGCAGATGGGTCCCCCCGATCCCATATTGGGGGTGACCGAGGCCTTCAAGAGGGATACCAACCCCAAGAAGATGAACCTGGGAGTCGGAGCCTACAGGGATGACAACGGCAAGCCTTTTGTGCTCAGCTGTGTCCGCAAG GCAGAGGCGATTATCGCAGCCAAACAGCTGGATAAGGAATACCTGGCTATTGGTGGTTTGGGGGAATTTTCAAAAGCCTGCGCCCAACTGGCTCTTGGTCCTGAAAATGACGTCTTGAAGAGTGGCAGG AGCATCACTGTCCAGACCATCTCAGGAACTGGGTCTCTGCGCATTGGAGCCAACTTTTTG TCTCGTTTCCATGGAGGCTCACGTGATGTATACCTCCCCAAACCATCCTGGGGAAATCACACACCTATCTTCAGAGACGCTGGAATGAAGCTCAACGCATACAGATACTACGACCAGTCCACATGTGGCTTTGATATCAAAGGAGCGCTTGAGGACATCGCT AATATCCCAGAGAAAAGTGTGATCTTGCTGCATGCTTGTGCACACAATCCCACTGGTGTGGACCCCAGGCCTGAGCAGTGGAAGGAGATTTCTGAAGTGGTGAAG AAAAGGAACTTGCTGGTTTTCTTCGATATGGCCTATCAGGGCTTCGCCAGCGGAGACATCGACCGTGACGCCTGGGCTGTTCGCTACTTCCTGGAGCAGGGCCACAACATCCTACTGTCCCAGTCGTTTGCTAAGAACATGGGTCTCTATG GTGAGCGTGTGGGAGGCTTCACTGTGGTTTGTAATGATGCAGATGAGGCAAAGAGGGTTGAGTCTCAGCTTAAGATCCTCATCAGGCCCATTTACTCCAACCCACCGATGAATGGTGCCAGAATTGCTGCAACCATTCTCAACAACCCAGATCTGCGCACACTGTG GCTGGAGGAGGTCCATGGGATGGCGAACCGCATCATTAAGATGAGAGAGCAGCTGGTAGCTGGTCTGAAAAAGGAGGGTTCCACCCACAACTGGCAGCACGTCATCGACCAGATTGGGATGTTCTGCTTCACTGGCCTTAAACCTGAACAG GTTGAGCGTGTTACTAAGGAGTTTTCAGTGTACATGACCAAGGATGGCAGAATTTCCATGGCGGGTGTGTCCTCTGGGAACGTCGACTACCTTGCGCACGCGATCCATGCAGTCACCAAGTAG